The Stutzerimonas stutzeri DNA window GAGCACGCCACCGGTTACAAGCAGGCGAAGAACGTCGGTACCTACCTGACCCGTTCCTATGAAGGCCGCTACGTCGGCGGCTTCCTCGCGGCGAAGATGACCAAGACCAAAAAGGTCGGCTACATCGCGTCCTTCCCGATTCCGGAAGTGATCCGCGACATCAACGCCATCCAGCTGGCGCTGGACAAGTACAACCCCGGCACCGAGATCAAGGTGGTATGGGTCAACACCTGGTTCGATCCGGGCAAGGAAGCCGACGCCGCCAACGCGCTGATCGACCAGGGCGTGGACGTGATCTTCCAGCACACCGACAGCCCGGCACCGATCCAGGCCGCCGAGCGCCGTGGCGTCTATTCCGTCGGTTACGCCTCGGACATGCAGCACTTCGGGCCGAAGGCCGTGCTGACTTCCATCGTCAACGACTGGGGCCCGCACTACACCAAGTCCGCCGAAGCGGTGATGGCCGGCAACTGGAAGTCCGAGGACTTCTGGGGCGGGCTGGCACAGGACAGCATCAGCCTGCCGATCAGCGATCTGGTGCCGGCCGATGTGAAGACCGAAGCGGAAGCGATCATCGCCAGCATCAAGAGCGGTGAATTCCACCCGTTCACCGGCCCGATCAAGGACCAGGCTGGCGAAGTGCGCATCGCCGAGGGCGAGACCGCCAGCATCAAGGACCTCGCCTCGATGAATTACTACGTCGAAGGCGTCAAGGCTGAAATGCCGAAGTAAGCGTCACCTGCGCCGGCCCGACCGGCGCACTGCGGAATCTCGCGTGCCGTCCCGCCTCCGGGCGAACCGCACGCAGGGGCATTGCCCTCGAAGGCCGCCGGTACGAGAAGACCGGCGGCGCCGTACCCGGAGTCAGCCATGAACTCACTGCCCGTCATCGATATTTCGCCGCTCTATAACGCCGACGAGGCCGGCCATCTGGCCGTCGCCGAGGCCATCGACCGCGCCTGCCGCGAGTGGGGCTTCTTCTATATCAAGGGTCATCCGATCAGCGCCGAGCGCATCGCCACCTGCACCGACCATGCCAAGCGTTTCTTTGCCCTGCCCGCCGACGAAAAGCTGAAGATCGATATCACCAAGAGCCGCCATCACCGCGGCTACGGTGCCGTCGCCACCGAGCAGCTCGACCCGAGCCAGCCGTGCGACCTCAAGGAAACCTTCGACATGGGTTTCCATATGCCTGCCGATCATCCCGAGGTACTGGCCGGCAAACCACTGCGCGGGCCCAACCGTCATCCGCTGCAGATCGAAGGCTGGACCGAGCTGATGGAAGGGCACTACCGCGACATGCAGGACCTTGCCTGCACGCTTCTGCGTGCCATCGCACTCGCCCTTGGCATCGAGCGGGACTTCTTCGACAAGCGCTTCGTCGAGCCCATCAGCGTATTCCGCATGATCCACTACCCGCCCCGGCAGACCGCCACCAGCGCCGATCAGCAAGGCGCCGGCGCGCACACCGATTACGGCTGCGTCACCCTGCTCTATCAGGACCAGGCCGGCGGCCTGCAGGTGCAGAACGTCAAGGGCGAGTGGATCGACGCACCGCCCATCGAGGGCACCTACGTGGTCAACATCGGCGACATGATGGCGCGCTGGAGCAACGACCGTTACAAGTCGACGCCCCATCGCGTGATCAGCCCGCTGGGCGTGGACCGCTACTCCATGCCGTTCTTCGCCGAGCCGCATCCGGACACCGAGATCGCCTGCCTGCCCGGTTGCTACGACGAAACCAACCCGCCGAAATACCCGAGCACCACCTGCAGCCGGTACATGCTCTCGCGCTTCGCCGAGACCTACGCCTACCGACGGCAGGGCGAGGCCGAACCCGTCTGAACGGGCTTTAATTGCAGTATGCAAACAGGGGCGAGCGCATCGATATGCCTCGCCCGATCTGCGCGCGTCTGCCGCATTGACTTTTGAGTCAGGAATTAGTTGACCGAAAAGTCAGATAGCGATAGTTTGCGTGTCAGAACAACAACAGCGGAGGCTTCGCCTTGATCCAGTTTCTTCTCAATCGAGAACTGCGCAGCGAGCGCGCACTCGATCCCAACACCACGGTGCTGCAGTATCTGCGCGAGTATCGTGGCAAGACCGGAACCAAGGAGGGCTGCGCCTCCGGTGACTGTGGCGCCTGTACCGTGGTGGTCGGCGAACTGGTGGGCGAGCGCCTGCGCTATCGCACCCTCAACTCGTGCCTGACGTTCGTCTCCGCGCTGCACGGCAAGCAGTTGATCAGCGTCGAAGACCTCAAGGACCAGGGCCGGCTGCACAGCGTCCAGCAGGCGATGGTCGACTGCCACGGCTCGCAGTGCGGTTTCTGTACCCCGGGATTCGTCATGAGCCTGTTCGCCCTGCAGAAGAACGCCGGCGCGGTCAATGAATACGATCCGCACCAGGCCCACGAAGCCCTGGCCGGCAACCTCTGCCGCTGCACCGGCTACCGGCCGATCCTCGAAGCCGCCGAACAGGCCTGCTGTGCCAAGCAGCCGGACCAGTTCGATGCCCGCGAAGCCGAGACCATCGCCCAGCTCAAGGCCATCGCCCCGCGTGAAATGGCC harbors:
- a CDS encoding BMP family ABC transporter substrate-binding protein — its product is MQNNSRKTLLRALAAAIGFSAALTTAAASAADPLKVGFVYIGPIGDHGWTYQHEQGRKYMEEKLGDKVKTSFVENVPEGADAERVIRNMAKSDYDLIFTTSFGYMNPTLKVAKQFPKVTFEHATGYKQAKNVGTYLTRSYEGRYVGGFLAAKMTKTKKVGYIASFPIPEVIRDINAIQLALDKYNPGTEIKVVWVNTWFDPGKEADAANALIDQGVDVIFQHTDSPAPIQAAERRGVYSVGYASDMQHFGPKAVLTSIVNDWGPHYTKSAEAVMAGNWKSEDFWGGLAQDSISLPISDLVPADVKTEAEAIIASIKSGEFHPFTGPIKDQAGEVRIAEGETASIKDLASMNYYVEGVKAEMPK
- a CDS encoding 2-oxoglutarate and iron-dependent oxygenase domain-containing protein, which codes for MNSLPVIDISPLYNADEAGHLAVAEAIDRACREWGFFYIKGHPISAERIATCTDHAKRFFALPADEKLKIDITKSRHHRGYGAVATEQLDPSQPCDLKETFDMGFHMPADHPEVLAGKPLRGPNRHPLQIEGWTELMEGHYRDMQDLACTLLRAIALALGIERDFFDKRFVEPISVFRMIHYPPRQTATSADQQGAGAHTDYGCVTLLYQDQAGGLQVQNVKGEWIDAPPIEGTYVVNIGDMMARWSNDRYKSTPHRVISPLGVDRYSMPFFAEPHPDTEIACLPGCYDETNPPKYPSTTCSRYMLSRFAETYAYRRQGEAEPV